TGTGATTGGTGGAGGAGCAAGTGGTCTAGGAGCAGCACTTGATGCCACTAGTAGAGGGTATAAAACGCTATTGCTAGAATCTCATGATTTTTCTAAGGGGACTTCTAGTAGGAGTACAAAGCTAGTGCATGGCGGTGTTAGATATTTAGCACAGGGAGATGTAGGTCTAGTAAAGGAGGCTCTTAGAGAAAGAGGGCTTTTAGCGAAAAATGCGGCTCATTTGTTTAAAAATCAGTCTTTTGTTATTCCTAATTATACTTGGTGGGGAGGACCTTACTACAAGATAGGACTTTCTATCTATGATTTTCTAGCAGGAAGTTTAAGTTTAGGTAAAACAAAGTATATCAATAAAAACGAAACTATTAAAAAACTGCCAACGGTAGAGCCTAAAAGTTTGTCTAGTGGGGTAGTTTATCAAGATGGACAGTTTGATGATGCAAGGTTAGCCCTTAATATAGCACAGACAATTGTTGAAAAAGGAGGAACTGTGTTAAACTATGCTAGAGTGATAGGCTTGCTTAAAGATGAGAAAGGTAAAATCTCTGGTGTAAAAATGCGAGATGAACTCTCAGGAGAAGAGTATGAACTTTCGGCTAAAGTTGTAGTAAACGCAACGGGAGTATTTACCAATGATATTCTTAATATGAATAACCCTAAACACAAAAAATTTGTGGTGCCTAGTCAGGGGATTCATTTGGTTTTGGATAAATCTTTCTTACCATCAAATGATGCGTTAATGATACCTAAAACTTCAGATGGTAGAGTGTTATTTGCCGTGCCTTGGCATGATAAGGTAGTGGTAGGTACTACAGATACACTTATAGAAGAACCTAGTTTTGAACCAAAGGCTTTGGAGAAAGAAATAGAATTTGTGCTAGAAACAGCTAGAAGATTCTTAGTGAAAAAACCTGCTCGTGAAGATGTGAAATCTGTATTTGCAGGACTTCGTCCTCTTGCTGCTCCAGACAAAGAAGGTGGAAGTACAAAAGAAGTCTCTAGAAGCCATAAAGTAATAGTATCAGAAACAGGACTAGTCACTATTACAGGAGGTAAATGGACTACTTATAGAAAAATGGCAGAAGATACCATAGACGAAGCTCTTAAGGTACATAGTAGTATAGAAAAGAAACCTTGTAATACAGAACATCTTTCTATACATGGTAACATTCCTGCAGAAAAGGTGGATATGTCTAATCACCTTTATGTTTATGGTTCGGATATTCCTCATATTCAAAAGCTAATGAATGAAGATGGAAGACTTTCTGAAAAATTACACAAAGACTACCCTTATACTTTAGCTGAGGTCTATTGGGCTGTGCACCAAGAAATGGCACAAACGGTAGAAGATGTACTTGCAAGAAGAGTAAGATTACTATTTTTAGACGCTCGTGCAGCGATAGATGTAGCTGAGAAAGTAGCACAGTTTATAGCACAAGAGTTAGGAAAAAATCAACAATGGATAGATGACCAAGTGAAAAATTTTGTAACTTTAGCGGAGGGATATCTATTAGTTCCGTATACGGCTCAAAAATAAAATATCTTCTTGATAAAGAATTTAATAAAAAGTTTAATCCAAATATTAAGTGAATTATGAAAGACAAGTTAATTTTAGCTCTTGACCAAGGGACAACCTCTTCGAGAGCGATTTTATTCAATCACAATGGAGAAATTGTAAAGATTTCTCAGAAACCATTTGAACAGATTTTCCCAAAACCAGGTTGGGTGGAGCACAATGCTAACGAGATATGGTCTTCACAGATTTCTGTGGCGGCGGAAGTTATTGCTCAAGCAGGTATTACTGGGCGAGAAGTAGCAGCTATAGGAATTACAAACCAAAGAGAAACTACCATCGTTTGGGATAGAGAAACAGGAGAACCTATCTACAATGCTATTGTTTGGCAAGATAGAAGAACTTCTAAATACTGCGACCAACTTAAAGAGCAAGGTCATGCAGAAATGATAAAAGAAAAAACAGGGTTGGTGCTAGATGCTTATTTCTCTGGAACGAAGCTAAAATGGATATTAGATAATGTAGAAGGTGCAAGAGAAAAAGCGAAGCAAGGTAAACTTTGTTTTGGTACAGTAGACACTTGGTTGGTGTTTAAGCTGACTAGAGGTAAAATGTTCATTACCGATGTATCTAATGCGAGTAGAACGCTTCTGTTCAATATCCGAGATATGAAATGGGATGATGAATTATTGGCATTATTTGATATTCCGAAAGAAATCCTTCCAGAAGTAAAACAAAGTAGTGAGGTATATGGTGAAACATCTACTACACTATTCTCCACTAAAATACCTATCGCAGGTATTGCAGGAGACCAACAAGCGGCTCTATTTGGGCAGATGTGTACAGAACCTGGTATGGTAAAAAATACTTATGGTACAGGGTGTTTCTT
The genomic region above belongs to Riemerella anatipestifer and contains:
- a CDS encoding glycerol-3-phosphate dehydrogenase/oxidase, giving the protein MNRNSFISELNKVSQWDFIVIGGGASGLGAALDATSRGYKTLLLESHDFSKGTSSRSTKLVHGGVRYLAQGDVGLVKEALRERGLLAKNAAHLFKNQSFVIPNYTWWGGPYYKIGLSIYDFLAGSLSLGKTKYINKNETIKKLPTVEPKSLSSGVVYQDGQFDDARLALNIAQTIVEKGGTVLNYARVIGLLKDEKGKISGVKMRDELSGEEYELSAKVVVNATGVFTNDILNMNNPKHKKFVVPSQGIHLVLDKSFLPSNDALMIPKTSDGRVLFAVPWHDKVVVGTTDTLIEEPSFEPKALEKEIEFVLETARRFLVKKPAREDVKSVFAGLRPLAAPDKEGGSTKEVSRSHKVIVSETGLVTITGGKWTTYRKMAEDTIDEALKVHSSIEKKPCNTEHLSIHGNIPAEKVDMSNHLYVYGSDIPHIQKLMNEDGRLSEKLHKDYPYTLAEVYWAVHQEMAQTVEDVLARRVRLLFLDARAAIDVAEKVAQFIAQELGKNQQWIDDQVKNFVTLAEGYLLVPYTAQK
- the glpK gene encoding glycerol kinase GlpK, which codes for MKDKLILALDQGTTSSRAILFNHNGEIVKISQKPFEQIFPKPGWVEHNANEIWSSQISVAAEVIAQAGITGREVAAIGITNQRETTIVWDRETGEPIYNAIVWQDRRTSKYCDQLKEQGHAEMIKEKTGLVLDAYFSGTKLKWILDNVEGAREKAKQGKLCFGTVDTWLVFKLTRGKMFITDVSNASRTLLFNIRDMKWDDELLALFDIPKEILPEVKQSSEVYGETSTTLFSTKIPIAGIAGDQQAALFGQMCTEPGMVKNTYGTGCFLLMNTGDKAVMSKNNLLTTVAWKINGQTTYALEGSVFVGGAAIQWIRDGLMLVRTAPAINSLAETVEDNGGVYFVPALTGLGAPYWDQYARGGILGITRGTTDGHIARATLEGIAYQVYDIVKAMEADAGEKSKELRVDGGATASNLLMQIQADLFGFKIIRPKTLETTALGAAYLAGLAVGYWDSIEDIKSQWIVDREFEPKMEREKADKMLHYWHKAVKRVQNWEED